One window of Zalophus californianus isolate mZalCal1 chromosome 3, mZalCal1.pri.v2, whole genome shotgun sequence genomic DNA carries:
- the LOC113919557 gene encoding LOW QUALITY PROTEIN: 28S ribosomal protein S7, mitochondrial-like (The sequence of the model RefSeq protein was modified relative to this genomic sequence to represent the inferred CDS: inserted 1 base in 1 codon) encodes GSLWPAKMAXPAVKVARGWSVLALGLQSAVLRFPGLTQVRWSRYGPEYKDPQIDKGYYRKALAELTEEEKYEQELRKTQLIKAAPGAKTSSVFEDPVISRFTNMMMKGGNKVLARSLMTQTLEAVKRKQFEQYRAASAEEQATIERNPYTIFHQALKNCEPVRGLVPILRGGHFYQVPVPLPDRRRRFLAMKWIITECREKKHRWMLMPEKLSHELLEAFHNQGPVIKKKHDMHKMAEANRALAHYRWW; translated from the exons gggTCCTTGTGGCCAGCCAAGATGG AACCCGCGGTGAAGGTTGCGCGAGGGTGGTCGGTCCTGGCGCTGGGCCTGCAGAGTGCTGTCCTGCGGTTTCCAGGGCTAACCCAGGTGAGGTGGAGCCGCTATGGTCCTGAATACAAGGATCCACAGATTGACAAGGGGTACTACCGCAAGGCCTTGGCCGAGCTGACTGAGGAGGAGAAGTATGAACAGGAACTCAGGAAGACTCAGCTTATCAAAGCTGCCCCAGGAGCGAAAACAAGCTCTGTGTTTGAAGACCCCGTGATCAGTAGATTCACCAACATGATGATGAAAGGAGGAAACAAAGTACTGGCCAGATCCCTCATGACGCAGACTCTGGAAGCTGTGAAAAGGAAGCAGTTTGAGCAGTACCGTGCTGCTTCTGCTGAGGAACAGGCAACCATCGAGCGCAACCCCTACACCATCTTCCACCAAGCACTGAAAAACTGTGAGCCTGTGAGAGGGCTGGTGCCCATTCTCAGAGGCGGCCATTTCTACCAGGTCCCTGTGCCACTTCCCGACCGGCGTCGTCGCTTCTTGGCCATGAAGTGGATAATTACTGAGTGCCGGGAGAAGAAGCACCGGTGGATGCTGATGCCGGAGAAGTTGTCACATGAGCTGCTGGAGGCTTTTCACAACCAGGGCCCTGTGATCAAGAAGAAGCATGACA